ACTAGCtaataataaaactacaaaaaacacTGTGAAATACACGATACTGGCCCAAAAGGCAATTTGGTCAAACACTACTTGGCAGGCAATGGCAGGTCATGGATCCAGTCTATCCGCTCCTTTTGAACACCTATACATTCCACCATGGTACTGATGATTCTGGTGCTCTTTCAGTATATGCATTTGGACTGAAGACATTGTTAtggcaaaaaaaattatatttatttaaatgtaaaaatggaaattagcatttcaaaaaaatgtccaaTTCAAGAGTGGGCACAATTAATCTGCAATACAAAGATTTGGAAAGGAAGACAATTTAAATTGAGTTTACCAAGGAAAGACCAGATCGGCAACAGTAAGGCCTGTAAGGAGACATATTGAAACCACAGGgtttaaaatcaaatacaataCCACGGCACGTTACAAAGATTTGTAAATAATTTGTGACTtagctgaaaataaataaaaatagaagcaGGTGGGGCTTACCATTCCAGCTTTCATGCTTAAAGAACCAGTATCGTCCCCCTCCATAGTTCACGAAGATCATAATGACTAAGGCAATACTGACAGGAAATAGAGAAAACGcaacagaaattaaaatgataccAAACAAGAAGAGCTAAGAAACAATATTAAAACGTATGCCTCAAAGTTAAAATATCCCAGACACACAGCTAAATGGttgactttggaaaaaaaaaaaaaaacactgtgaaagAAATGCTACATCTTCAAGTCACAGGATccatgttaatattaatatattaatgaGTCACAATTCACAAATCATCTGCCAAAATGTCGCACTGCAGTGATCATCACATGATACAGTAGAAAGACAGATCAGGCCAAGTGGCAAACCCAGTTAAGCTCTATCTTTGAGAAAGCTGAGCAGCACGGGTGTACCCTCTGAAAGTGTCCAGAGACCGCAGCCTCTTGCtggggctgggggggggagggaggatgtTGTCAGCGACTAGGGACACTGTCCTGCCAGGGGAGCCCAGTTCCTGAATGATAAAAgttaataatcaataaaaattGGAGACATACACACTTCTGCACACAGTTAGAATAGAGTTAGAATTATGAATAATCCAATTCCCttgaagaggaaaagaaaaaaaacatttctagaCACACGCGGCCTGTCATGGACTTTGTGTTACTATTCAATACGTTACATTCAAAAAGTGCATTGATCTCTCCACTAACACCTTTAATAAGTTTGTGTTAACAGTGCGTGAAAGCCAAGTGATATATCATTAAAAAACGGTTTTAGTTATGTCACACATTTTTCATAACAAGCATCCAAAgaacttttaaaatgcaaaattaaaatgcaaaccgttttaaataaaaaggtatttggTTTGTGTTTAGTTATAGGACCATCTGGCTTAATAAAGTCCTACAGTTTGAAGTTGGAAGAATATCCTCCGCCCAAACACTCACTGAGTTGATGAGCCTCTCCGTCTCCATGGAGCCGCCAATTCGGAAGAGGATACCCTGCACTACATCAAGCCTAGACAAGAAGCAATCAACCAGTTTAGGAGTAATTCTAGAAAACACTTGAGACACAAGAATACAGCAGCAGGGCAGATATAACTCAGCAAGATATGTTTATGCCACAGCACTGCAACAAATATCTCAACAAAATGATTTCAATCTAATGAAATCATAATTTAAAACACATCATGTGTCGATagcattttctttatatatgcAAACATGACTTTCTCAATTTTCTGATATTCTGAGTAACAAGAgaagaacaaaataataaataacctTACCCTAATAATATTGTTCCAATGGCGGACGCCAAGGCCAGTCCAGCAAAGATAAGAAAAGCTCCCAAGATCGCTGTGTGTTGAGAGAGCGgaacattatttaaatgtggtaTTTTGTTTGTGAAGCGTGACAGGGAGGAATTTAGCGTCAAAACACTTGTCCGAGTCATACATGCTTATGAAtgcatttatgtgtatgtgactCACGTATGTAGCTGTTGACAGGTTCTGCATCAGTCACTACGGAGCAGTTGACCACTGCGGAGTTGTCCAGATTCTTTACCCACAGAGAGTAGTTCCCGTGCTCCCCGAAGTGGAATGGGACCCTGGTATTAAAAATGACACGCTATATGTGTTCATAGTCACTCTATGGATCTTTCATTTTACATGTGTAGATTGCCATTCAACAAGATAGTTACTTGACACACAACAATCACTTTGATAAAATATGCAAGAAATGCTGCTGTATGTTTAATATATGTAATGGATGTTTACTAAAaagttgtctgttttttgtaaaagtgTCTTTCCCTTATATGCTTATATATACGCTTATATGCTTAACCTGGACGGTTAagcaattcattcatttaaaaatgaagtgGTGAAGTTTTTTTAGGTACATATAAAACtgagaaatgtatttgtaaaacatattttggtcAGTTTATTAAAGCTGTAAGAGTTTTGTTGGTTGATAGAATGAGACTTTAAGAACGGATTTCACTGTAATATtcacaaagttgttgtttttttattcccaatTCTAGCATTTGTTAAACATGTCTGTGTTCTCTTACTTACGTGCAGAGTTCCAGGTTGACAGGGGTGCTGTTGAGCTGTAGTGTAATTCCATGCTGTGTGTTCACAACGAAGTCTACAGAACTGGGTTGACCAGGACTGGGCCCTGCGGGTACTACCCCGAGCTGCTGGTACAAACACTAGTACACAAGGAAACAAGGTTCCAGAGCCGAACACGATccatcattattctcattttaaaCAAGTCATACAGCTACAGGATCAATTGAAGGAGACTATTTGGTTTGTGTGAAAGTACCTGAAAGCATCGCTCTGACATCCAGGACACCACGACCTCAGTGTCTAGGTCATTGTTGACTGTCAGAATTGCCTCATCCATCCTCAGGACTATATGTTTATGATGAGAGAGTCCAGCTTGAATAAGACATAGAAGATCAGATCATGTAGAAAAGACGGCTACAGCCTACAATGTAGCTGACCACACCCAATTGTAAAGCCACTGCTCACTAAAACAACGTTGTGatccacatttatttaataagaaCCACTATGTTTGCTACCGAACTGGATAGACCCAAGGACTATGCTGACTCTATGTTGACAGCCATGTTGGAACTCAGAGGAATCAAAAAGTGCAGTGGTTGCTTTGCACTGCCTTTGTAGATGCTACAGCGATGtttcttgctttttctttctacttaCCTCAAACCTATGCTTCACTGCTATCGTCATGGGCGAGAAAATCCTATTCCATACCAAACGGTGTGGTTGCTAGATGGTTAGCCAGAGAGTCACAAATCTAACTGCAAGCTACAGTCCGTTTAGATGCTGGCTGGTAGAGAAAAGCATGTGAGAGGGCTGTATATTCTGGCTGCAGAGCCCCGTGGTCACATGCTTTATTAATCCGTAAACTGCCCCACAGGAGGGAAGTTTAAACGACTGCCGCTCATTATAGGCCTGTCAGTTGTCCATTGAAGGTTGTGCTGTTTTGAGTTTATCGACAGTTAGCCCCGAGCTAATGGCATGACTGAGCTAACTAAATAACATAACGTCGCAAATCTCCAGTGGTTTGTGAAAGCCACCGTCATTGCTGCAAGGACTGTGATTTGTACACAATGGGGAGAAAGTGTTGTAAAATTGTACTGGGCATTAAGTGATTAGCTTAGCTCACCTAGCTAGCACTACACTGCTTTTAGTTtcacccatagactgtatgaacTAGTTTTTCACTGGTCAACAGTCCTGGATACTTACAGGAAGACGTTTCAGCTGTCAGTGGTACTGCGCAAGCGGCTACAACCAATGCAAGGGCAGCAAGGGAAAACATATATTTCTCTCGTTGTGTCATTTCTTTCTGGCTCACCGGTTTTACCCCTAAAACTGAAGATGTCTCTTTTGACTTCTTCAGTTTCCTTTTTGCCATAGCAGATGCCACTTCCGACCCTTTCTTGTTTTGATATTGTAGTGGGAGCGATGAGGGTCAAAGTACATTACGTTACCTGTGTGTCGCCCTCAATGGATCACTACCTCAACTTGCTGCCGCAAATCTTAACGTTGTTGCTAGTGTGCGATTCTTGATGAACTATACTGTGTCCTTATCCTTTTGCAAATTATTGCATTTGctgtaaatgtgcagttttttttgacTGGGGCACTTATCCTACGTAAGATCTTGAAAACCTTTGTGCACTCTTGGTATATTTGGCCCCAATGACCTCTTAAAACTTTAACTTCAGTAAATGCTAAAACACATTCTATAGACCTGTTTATATGCCATCTcttttatctatctattattattattattattattattattattactactgtatggtaaggcaaggcaaggcaaggcagctttatttgtatagcacatttcagcaacagggcaattcaaagtgctttacacNNNNNNNNNNNNNNNNNNNNNNNNNNNNNNNNNNNNNNNNNNNNNNNNNNNNNNNNNNNNNNNNNNNNNNNNNNNNNNNNNNNNNNNNNNNNNNNNNNNNGAAagcatggaccagtttttccaagtcctgttgacacataagtcctttaacccttgatatattcttaaggtgataatatgGTAACATATTATTTTAACCCATAAATTAACTAGCTGGCATATGTGATCAAAAGTGTCTCTTCCTGACATAGGGACGTTTTTCTAATGAGCTAGCTATACTCTTTCCATCTGTACATAACTATCTTATGCCTATAATACAGCATGGATAATACCATAGGATACTCATCATGGCCTGTAAACGTTACGTCACCAGAGCAGAGGCGTCTGACAACTGACGCATGCGCGTACGCTGTGACAACAAGGACTCTAAATCGATAATCGAGTGAATTGACGGCACCTCCCATTGGAGTTTGTCTATCACAATGGCAGATAGGCAAAATAATCAGAAAAGGTAATATTAATGTTAGTCCATTATTGATGTTTAATCGCTAAACCGCTAAAAATTTGTCACAAAGAAACAATTATGACTACATAGCCACCACCATGTAACGTTACCCAACGTTAGCGAATTGGCTAGCTagcaacgttagctagcttaaCATTGTCatccttttttctctcatgtTTTTCAGTGTCAAAATAGCCGCTGGAGCCGTAGTTTGTGTTGAAAGTGAAATAAGAGGAGATGTCACTATAGGTAAGCTATCTCGCTTACCCTGAGTCACTGCTGACTTAACAGAAACTTGCATTTCATGAACGCTAGCTACCTCAAATAACGTTACCTCTAGAACTTTTGGTGTGTCTGAAAGTACCTGAAAGCATCTCTCTGACATCCAGGACACCACGACCTCAGTGTCCAACTTTGTTGCCTGTCAGAATTGCCTCATCCATCCTCAGGACTATATGTTTATGAGGGGAGAGGCCAGCTGGACTCAGATCAGTCGAAACCCATTTCAAAACAATTCACATGCAGAAAGAtgctatatatacagtctacaGTGAAGCCACTAAAATTAGAAACGACAGCACTATATTTACTATTGCTCTGGTTAGAACCAAGGGAACGCATGCGTAAAATAATCTGTTTTCTTGGCTCCATTTTGACCTACGCATTGGATGTCGGAGAAATCATACAGTTAAGGCAAAGCTTTGCAAATCGGATTATACTTGAGACTAATTCTACAAGTTTCTGTTAACCTATTTAACCTAACttgctttttaaataatctgtttCCTCAGGCTCCAGGACAGTAGTGCACCCTAAAGCTCGCATCATTGCAGAGGCAGGACCCATCGTTATTGGAGAAGGCAATTTGATCGAGGAACAAGCTCTGATCATTAATGGGTAATTTAAGATTCCGTGTACCTTTTAAAGTATGACATGTATATCAATGTTACAAATACAAGATTGGTCATCTTTGCATATGGGCTGTCTCTGTCATAATTACAAGCGTGTTTGTTCTGCCCTTCAGTTACCCTGAAAACATCACACCAGAGTCTGAAGTGGAACCAAAGACAATGGCCATTGGCATGAACAATGTATTTGAAGTTGGCTGTGGTATCCTTTTGACTTGCCTGACCTTATTCAATAAGTCACAATTTCATAATGTAACCATTACATAAATCTGTcgaaaatcacttttttttgcctTAGCTGGCAACCAACAGTATCGCAAGCCCTGAAAATCGGGGACAACAACGTGATTGAATCCAAAGGTGGGATGTTTGCGACTTTTGTCGTCTTTCGGTGTGCGTTCATGTGTGAGCAGTCCACGTCTGCAGAGCAGGATGGAACATTCAGATTAATATAGTCACTCACCATATTGATTATGCTCTATTTTGTTGTCTAGCTGACGTCGGTAGGAATGTGATCCTCACCAGCGGCTGTATTATTGGAGCCTTCTGTCAGGTCAACACCTGTGAAGTCATACCTGAGAACACGGTCATCTACGGCTCTGGATGTATGAGGAGGGTCCAGACAGAGAGACCACAGGTGCTACAGAATTCCATTACATTTTGCGCTTTTAGATGGACCATTTAAATCTAGGTTTTCCTGTTGAGACTGTAAAATaggtgtttttcttaaaactcGTTGGTAAGCATTTAATAATTCTGGGTAGTTAATTTCTCACAAGTTTGAAAAACCTACTCATTATCCTTCTGATGaacataatacagtatgtggacATGTACTTTGTGCTGGCAGATTTTTTATAGCAGACGTCTCCTGCTAATTTGAAAGAGTTAGACTGTTTTTCAGTTACTTAAAGCCGAAGGAGTTGAGCAGTAGAAAAATGCTACTgccagagagacacacacagatacctGTCTTAACCTTGTTTGTGACATACTACAAAATGGTAAAACCTTGCACTGAATGGTTACACATTTTGGTCATATTTATGTCATCACAGATGTAGCCTGTCTTTGAAGCATTTCTTTCATGTCCAAATGCTCCTACCGTACATGTTCTAAATGTTAAAACTGTCTTTCCCACCATGCTGTGTGCAAGAACACACTTTATATACATAGTACACATAAGCATAAATTAAAGCTCAAACATGCAAGCCCTATGCTGTTATAGCCCTCCGCTAATTTAATCAGAATGTGCAATAACATATTCAGATACAGGTTCCTATGAgattttgcatatttttgcatCTGCATGCAAAGAAGAACGGTGGTATCGGTACCGTCAATGTATCGCACAGCATCAACACAGTAATGGTATCTTGTTATTCAACTTGTTCCGGAAAACACTACAAATCATGGTATTTCACCGTGGTTTTAAGTAGTAGTGCAGGATTTTCAAACATGCAAAGTGTCCGAGTTGGAAAGCATAGTGAAAAACACCACTCATGTCCTCATCTTATTAATGTTTGTGTTATCTTTACAGCCCCAGACTCTTCAGCTCGACTTTCTGATGAAGATTTTGCCAAACTACcaccatttgaaaaaaactgttaaagctGGCCACAATGCTagttaaaatgtaactttacacttttgaaattgaattgtaaACAACTAGCAAAACTCATATTTAAATAGATCTCTCTGTAAGGAAGCATGAATGTATATAGTTATATAACATGTACCTAGCTTCAGCAGTAATTTTTCTGACTGATAAATATTTTCTACTCTAACAGCTGATAAAGACATCTTTCTCTTGCTGCGCTGATGTTCCCTTTTCAAGAATAAATTAAGTAAGTTCTAAAATGCTGATGGCGTGCTTCATATATTAATTTATGGCCACAGTGGTTACCGGTAACTTATCACTGGGTTGTAGGGCTGGGTAATATGTCTATTATATTGAAAACGTGATaagagactagatatcatcttagattttggaaatcCTAATGTCGTAAATGGTTTAAGcgttttcctggttttaaaggctgcattacagtagagtgatgtctttttctgtgttaGTGTTGTAGCTctattatttttacctttactCGCCTAGTCATTATAactacattactgatgattatttctcTTGAATCTCtttgaagatatttttttttaaagcaccactTGTTAACCATATTATAAACACTGAGGTATTAGGACATTAATATTGCGATTTCTGATTTTTTTCCCATATCGCCCAGTCCTACTGGGTTGTATATAGTGCTGTAAGGACACGGGGATTAGCAGAATGTGTTCAGTGCACTTGTAGATTTTGAAAATGGGGATAATACCAACATAAATCCGACATTTAGTGTGTTACATGTGTATTGATTCTCAATACTCATTTTTGCAGCACATGTAAATCAAGCTAGGCTGCAGTATCCTGTAACAGTGTACTTTATTAAAATAAGTTCAAAA
The sequence above is drawn from the Etheostoma cragini isolate CJK2018 chromosome 2, CSU_Ecrag_1.0, whole genome shotgun sequence genome and encodes:
- the LOC117957179 gene encoding dynactin subunit 6-like encodes the protein MADRQNNQKSVKIAAGAVVCVESEIRGDVTIGSRTVVHPKARIIAEAGPIVIGEGNLIEEQALIINGYPENITPESEVEPKTMAIGMNNVFEVGCVSQALKIGDNNVIESKADVGRNVILTSGCIIGAFCQVNTCEVIPENTVIYGSGCMRRVQTERPQPQTLQLDFLMKILPNYHHLKKTVKAGHNAS